TGATGGAGGCCTCGGCGACGCTGGCGCTCGGCGCGAGCGGCGGGCTGTTCCTCGTCGGACTCGTCACCGGTGTCTGGAAGTACGCGCAGATGTGGACGAGCGAGGACGCCAGCGCACACTACTACGTCAACACCGCACACCGGGCGTCACTGCTGTACTCGTTCGCGGCGCTGATCCTGTACCAGTTCGCTCTGGTGAGCCAGTATCCGCAGTGGCTCGAACTCCTCGGAGTCGGCGTCACGCTCTTTTTCTTCGTGTTCGCCATCGGCACCTACGTCGTCCACGGCCTCCTGCAGGACACGGACAACCAGTTCCGGACGCCACACGTTCTGGGCCGCTTCGAGCTCCCGCCGTTCGTCGTGCACGGGTCCATGGTGCTACTGATCGTCGGCGAAATCGGCGGGTTCGGGATATTGTTCGCGGGGTTTCTGCAGGCGGCGGTGCTGTAGCCCCCGTCGCCGCCGCGGGCTGGCGAACCGCACGGTAGCGGGTCAGCACGGCCCACGTCGAAGCCCGACGACCACGAACCCCGAGCCGGATCTCCAGCACGTACGGCCCGAGTGCGAGTCGTCGGAGGCCGAATCCCTTCGGCACAGTACCCATCCCTCCGCCCCGATACCGTTCGATACGAGCATGACGACCGAGATCGACGTCCGCGACTGGCCGGAGTCGGAGCGGCGCGAGCGACTGTTCGACCTGCTGGCGGGGGCCGAAGCCGGCGACGAGTTCGAAATCGTCTCGGACCGGGACCTCGACCCCCAGCTGGTTCGCTACCAGATCGAACGGGACCACGCGCTGGAGTGGGAGCACGAAGACCCCGACGCGGAACCGCGGGAACTCCGGCTGACCGTCGGAGACGCGCTGGACGGGTCGCTCGGCTCCATCGACGTACGTGACCTGAAACCGCAGCGGCGTCACGAGGCCCTGCTCGGAATCTTCGACGAACTGGAATCGGCGGAGGGGTTCGTACTGGTCAACGACCACGACCCCAAGCCGCTGTACCACGAACTCCGGTCGATGCACGGCGACGTGGTCGACTGGGCGTACGCGAGCGAGGGCGGCGGGGAGTGGCGCGTCGAGATCCGCAAGACCGGCGACACCGAGGCGACCGAGAAGGACGTCGTCACGCGATACGACGTGCGGGACATCCCGAAACAGGAGCGACACCCCACGATCCACCACCGGTACGGGATGATCCCCCAGGGTGGGACGATGGAACTGATCGCCCCGCACGAACCCAAGCCCCTCCAGCGCGAGTTCCACGGGCGCTACGGCGACGCGTTCGACTGGAACGTCGTCGAGTCCGAACCGGGCCGGTGTCGCGTCCGGATCACGAAACAGGGGGACACCGGCGACGAGTCGTCGAGCGACGGGGACCCGGAATCGTCGGCCGGCGGCGACGGGCTCGCGGTCACCGAGGAACTCGACGTGCGGGACCTCCCGCCGGCCCAGCGTCACGAGAAGATCTTCGCGGCCTACGACGAGTTGACCGGCGGGCACGGGTTCGTGCTGGTCAACGACCACGACCCCAAGCCGCTGTACCACCAGTTCGAGGCCGAGGCGGGGCCGGAGTTCCACTGGGAGTACCGGGCCAAAGACCCCGGCGAGTTCAGGGTGCTGATCGGCAAGACGGAGACGAGCACCGATGGCTCGACCGCGGATTCCTCGGCCGCGGACACCTCGACCGCCGGCGGGACGGAGCCCCCGTTCTGACGACGGCAGGGGACGAGACCGACCCCGATACCGCCGTCACTCTACCCACACCGTCTTGCGGTTGACGAACTCCCTGATCCCCGGCCCGGAGAGTTCGCGGCCGTAGCCCGAGTCCCCGACGCCGCCGAAGGGAACTCGCGGGTCCGATTTGACCAGCTGGTTCACGTAGACGCAGCCGGCGTCGATCCGGCGGGCGAGCGCATTGCCGCGCTCTCGGTCCTCGGTCCAGACGCTCGCACCCAGCCCGAAGTTCGTGTCGTTGGCCGTCGCGATGGCCTCGTCCTCGTCGTCGACCTCGTAGACCGCGGCGACTGGGCCGAACGTCTCCTCGCTGTCGGCGGGACACCCCTCGGGCACGTCGGTCAGGACCGTCGGCGGGTAGAAGGCCCCCTCGCGGTCCAGCGGCTCGCCACCGGTGACGAGCGTCGCGCCGGCCTCGACGCTGTCCTCGACCTGTTCGTGGAGGTCCTCCATGAGGCCCTGGCGAGCCTGTGGTCCGATATCGGTACCCTCGGCCATCGGATCGCCGACGGTGAGCGACTCGATCTCGTCGACGAACCGGTCGAGGAAGTCGTCGTAGGCGTCGGTGTGGACGACGAACCGCTTGGCCGCGATGCAGGACTGGCCGCCGTTCTGATTGCGCGCCCACGCACCGGTCTCGGCGGCCGCGTCGAGGTCGGCGTCGTCCAGCACGACGAACGGGTCGCTGCCGCCCAGTTCCAGCACGGTCTTCTTGAGCTGGTCGCCGGCCGTCGCGGCGACCGCCCGCCCCGCCGGCCCGCTCCCGGTCAGGGTCGCCGCCCGGACACGGTCGTCGGTCAGGACGTCCTCGACGGCGTCTGACCCGACGAGCAGCGACTGGAAGACGCCCTCCGGGTAGCCGGCCTCGCGGAACACCTCCTCGATGGCGCGTGCACACCCCGGCACGTTCGAGGCGTGTTTGAGCAGGCCGACGTTCCCGGCCGTGAGGTAGGGCGCGGCGAACCGGAACACCTGCCAGAACGGGAAGTTCCAGGGCATGACCGCCAGTACCGGCCCGAGCGGTTCGTACACCGTCTCGACGGACGCCCCCGCCGGACTCGGGTGGCCCTCCGGCGCGAGGTAGGCGTCTGCGTGTTCGGCGTAGTGGTCACAGGCCCACGCGCACTTCTCCATCTCGGCGACGCCCTGTTCGATGGGCTTGCCCATCTCCCGGGTCATCGTCTCGGCGTACTCCCGCTCGTTCTCCCGGAGGACCTCGCCCGCGGCCGCGAGCAGCTCCTCGCGCTCCCGGATCGGCCGGTCGCGCCACGCCTCGAACGCCTCGGTCGCCCGGTTCAGCGACGCCTCCACGTCCTGCTCGGAGTCTTCCTCGTACGTGTCGATCCGTTCGCCGGTCGACGGGTCGATTACGTCCATGGGACGTAATACGCGGTGACACGGACGTATATACGTTCAGCCGAATTCCCCCGACCAGTCGGGCCACGCGAACGGACCGAGGTGCGAACCCGACCCGCGAATCCAGAACAGACTGACCGGAAAAACAGACGGATCGGAACGCCCCTCGCAGTCGCTACGTCAGCGCGCTTCCAGCCCGGATAATCTCCGTCTCCCCGAACGCCGGCCCGACGAACTGCAGTCCGACGGGGAGACCCTCACTGGTCTCGCCCGCGGGCACGGAGATGGCAGGGAGGTTCGCCAGATTGACCGGCGTCGTGTTGGCGTCGGCCAGGTACATCGTCAGCGGATCCGACAGGCTCTCGCCCATCTCCATCGGCGGGACGGGCATCGTCGGCGAGGCCAGCACGTCCGCCTCGGCCAGCGCCTCGTCGAAGTCCTGCTTCACCCACGCACGTGCGTCCTGGGCCTTCTTGTAGTACTTGTCGTGGTAGCCTGCAGAGAGAGCATAGGTGCCGAGCAGGATGCGGCGCTTGACCTCCTCGCCGAAGCCTTCCTCGCGCACCTTCGCGAACTCCTCGTTCCAGTTGCCCTCGTAGTCGGGGCTGGGACCGTACCGGACGCCGTCGAACCGCGCGAGGTTCGAGGAGGCCTCGGACATGGCGATGACGTAGTAGGCCTCGACGGCGTGTTCGACCGACGGCAGGTCGACCTCGTGGTAACTTGCACCCTGGGCTTCGAGGTCGTCGATGGCGTCCCAGAAGGTCTCGACGACTTCCTCGTCGGCCCCTTCGACCAGTTCCGTCGGAACGCCGATCTCCATGCCCTCGACGTCACCGTCCGCGGCGGCGGCGTAGTCGGTGGGTGCGCCCTCCTCGCGCTCGCGGGCTTCGCCCGCTCGCGTATCCGAGGCGCTTCGCGCCTCGCTTGCCTCCCGAGTCGTCGCGTCGTGCTCGTCGGGGCCGACGATGACCTCCAGCAACTCCGCAGCCTCCTCGACCGTCGGCGCGATGGGGCCGATCTGCTCCAGCGAGTTGGCGTAGGCGATCAGCCCGTATCGCGAGACGAGGCCGTAGGTGGGCTTGAGGCCGACGACGCCGCAGAACGCGGCGGGACAGCGCACGGAGCCACCGGTGTCCGTTCCGAGCGCGAGGTCGGCCTCGCCGGCCGCGACGGCCGCCGCAGAGCCACCCGAGGAGCCGCCGGGGACGTGGCCCGGCGCGGCGGGGTTCTCGGTCGGGCCGAACGCGGACGTCTCGGTCGTCGTCCCCATCCCGAACTCGTCCATGTTGGTCTTCCCGGTGATGGTCGCGCCGGCCGATTTGAGGCGCTCGACGACCGTCGCGTCGTACGGCGGGACGTAGTCGTCGAGCATCGCCGACCCGCAGGTCGTCCGGACGCCCTCGGTCGAGATGTTGTCCTTGACGGCGACGGTCCGGTCGGCCAGCGGGCCGTCGGCGTCGCCCTCGATCCGCTCGTCGGTGATGTAGGCGTTGTGTGACATTACGAGACCTTCGGGCCCTTGAAGAAACCGTCCTCGCTCTCGGGGGCGTTAGCCAGTGCCTCGTCCTGATCGAGGGAGTCGCGCACCTCGTCCGCCCGCATCACGTTCGCGAGGTCGGTCTCCTCGTCGACCTCGGGGACCTCGTCCAGCGTCTCGAAGTAGTCGAGGATGTCCGCGAACTGCTCGACGAACCGGTCGACCTCCTCGTCGTCGAGGTCGACGCGGGCCAGCGAGGCGACGTGGCGCACGTCCTCGGGTTCGACGGCCGAATCGCTCATGTTCGCGGCGAGGCCCGGACCGGCGGTAAGGGTTTCGATACCCGACTTTCGCGTGTTGCCGTCGCTCGCCGACACACGCTCGCACGCTCGCACGAAGGCGCCAGTACAACGGCCGAAAACGGTACGCATGAAGTCTCAGAAGGCCGAAAACTTTAAGTCGGCCGAGCCACGACATAATAACGCATTAGAGAGTTTTCCGGGCACCAGCGCCCGCCGATCCAACCAATGACAGACACCACCATCAGAGAGTATACGGGCGAGCGCGAGCGCACGCGCGAAGACGGAGATGAGACGGAGGAGCGGGAGCGCGAAGAGCCGGTCGTCTGTCCGGAGTGTGGCGGTTCGCTCGTGACCGACTCGGAGCGTGGCGAGACGGTCTGTGAGGAGTGTGGACTGGTCGTCTCCGAGGACGAAGTCGATCCCGGACCGGAGTGGCGCGCCTTCGACGCCAAGGAGAAAGACGAGAAGAGCCGGGTCGGGGCCCCGACCACGAACATGATGCACGACAAGGGGCTCTCGACCAACATCGGCTGGCAGGACAAGGACGCCTACGGCAACTCCCTGTCCTCGCGCCAGCGCGAGAAGATGCAGCGGCTGCGCACCTGGAACGAGCGGTTCCGCACCCGCGACTCCAAGGAGCGCAACCTCAAGCAGGCACTCGGCGAGATCGACCGCATGGCTTCCGCACTGGGTCTCCCCGAGAACGTCCGCGAGACCGCCTCGGTCATCTACCGCCGGGCACTCGACGAGGACCTCCTCCCCGGTCGGTCCATCGAGGGCGTCTCGACGGCCTCGCTGTACGCCGCCGCCCGACAGGCCGGCACGCCCCGCAGTCTCGACGAGATCGAATCGGTCTCCCGGGTCGACAAGGACGAGATCGCACGCACCTACCGCTACGTCGTCCGGGAACTGAACCTGGAGATCCAGCCCGCAGATCCCGAGAGCTACGTCCCCCGCTTCGCCTCGGATCTCGACCTCTCCGAGGAGGTCGAGCGCCGGGCCCGGGAACTGCTGAGTTCGGCCAAAGAGCAGGGCGTCCACTCCGGGAAGTCCCCGGTCGGGCTGGCCGCGGCGGCCGTCTACGCCGCCTCGCTGCTGGCCAACGAGAAGGTGACCCAGTCGGCGGTCTCCGAGGTCGCCTCCATCTCCGAGGTCACCATCCGCAACCGCTACCACGAACTGCTGGAAGCCGAGGATACCGTCGCGCAGTAACCGTCTCCACGCTCTTCTCGCTGTCGTCACGACCCGCACGCGACGGCTAGTCGACCAGCGACCGGACGTACTTCGTGACGTGGTCGTCCATCCGACGCTTGTACCCCGCTTGCCGGGCCAACCGGTCGAGTTCCCGCGCGACCAGACTACCGTACTGAACGGCCTTCTTGTCCCGCTCGGCGATCTTCGCGGGGAGCCACTCCGCCGCCGCTCGGCGGAGCGCGACCTTCCGCTCGGCGTCGCCCCGGTCCTCGTCAGGGCCGGGGTCGGCCACGAGTAGATGGCCGGGGAGCGGGAGCGCCGCCTCGACCACCCGGTCGTCGAGCAGCGGCGCGACGGGGTCGACGCCCGCGGCCCGCAGAGCGAGCACGTCCCGCTCCAGTTGCTCGGGGAGCGTAGTCAGGACCTCGCGGCGCGCTCCCCGGACCGTTCCGGCGTCGACGCGGGGGTCCTCCGGCGCTTTCGCGACCTTGGCGTAGCCGCCGAACAGTTCGTCGGCTCCCTGTCCGACGGCGAGCCGGTCGTAGCCGTCGGCGGCGACGCGGTCGGCCACCAGATAGAGCGGGAGGCCGATCTGGACGTCCATCGCGTTGGTCCGGCCGATGGCGCGGGCGAGGTCCGGCACCGCACGTTCGAGATCGTCGTGGGTGAGTTCGACCACCGTGAGGTCCCGCCCGAGCGCGTCGGCGGCCGTGCGGGCGGCTTCGACGTCGTGACTGTCCTGGAAGCCCGCGACGTACAGCGGTGCGTCCAGCCGCGCTGCCAGGATGGCCGAGTCGACGCCGCCCGAGAAGGCGACGGCCAGCCCAGCGGTGTCGACCGCCTCGGTACTCGCTGCGACGGCGTTACGGACCGCCCTGATGGCTGCGTCCTCGTCGTCACTGGCAGGCGGGTCCGGGAGCGTCCAGACTTGCTCGTCGCCCCCGGCGGTGCGAACGTGGCCCGCGGGCACCGGATCGGGATCGGACAGGTCAGTCGGGTCGAAACTCCACCGGGTCGGATCGTCGGCCTCGGTGAAACAGGGGCGGCGACCGAGCACGTCGCGGACGAGTTGCCGTTC
This Halorientalis sp. IM1011 DNA region includes the following protein-coding sequences:
- a CDS encoding DUF2249 domain-containing protein, whose amino-acid sequence is MTTEIDVRDWPESERRERLFDLLAGAEAGDEFEIVSDRDLDPQLVRYQIERDHALEWEHEDPDAEPRELRLTVGDALDGSLGSIDVRDLKPQRRHEALLGIFDELESAEGFVLVNDHDPKPLYHELRSMHGDVVDWAYASEGGGEWRVEIRKTGDTEATEKDVVTRYDVRDIPKQERHPTIHHRYGMIPQGGTMELIAPHEPKPLQREFHGRYGDAFDWNVVESEPGRCRVRITKQGDTGDESSSDGDPESSAGGDGLAVTEELDVRDLPPAQRHEKIFAAYDELTGGHGFVLVNDHDPKPLYHQFEAEAGPEFHWEYRAKDPGEFRVLIGKTETSTDGSTADSSAADTSTAGGTEPPF
- the gatA gene encoding Asp-tRNA(Asn)/Glu-tRNA(Gln) amidotransferase subunit GatA, with the protein product MSHNAYITDERIEGDADGPLADRTVAVKDNISTEGVRTTCGSAMLDDYVPPYDATVVERLKSAGATITGKTNMDEFGMGTTTETSAFGPTENPAAPGHVPGGSSGGSAAAVAAGEADLALGTDTGGSVRCPAAFCGVVGLKPTYGLVSRYGLIAYANSLEQIGPIAPTVEEAAELLEVIVGPDEHDATTREASEARSASDTRAGEAREREEGAPTDYAAAADGDVEGMEIGVPTELVEGADEEVVETFWDAIDDLEAQGASYHEVDLPSVEHAVEAYYVIAMSEASSNLARFDGVRYGPSPDYEGNWNEEFAKVREEGFGEEVKRRILLGTYALSAGYHDKYYKKAQDARAWVKQDFDEALAEADVLASPTMPVPPMEMGESLSDPLTMYLADANTTPVNLANLPAISVPAGETSEGLPVGLQFVGPAFGETEIIRAGSALT
- a CDS encoding NAD-dependent succinate-semialdehyde dehydrogenase, coding for MDVIDPSTGERIDTYEEDSEQDVEASLNRATEAFEAWRDRPIREREELLAAAGEVLRENEREYAETMTREMGKPIEQGVAEMEKCAWACDHYAEHADAYLAPEGHPSPAGASVETVYEPLGPVLAVMPWNFPFWQVFRFAAPYLTAGNVGLLKHASNVPGCARAIEEVFREAGYPEGVFQSLLVGSDAVEDVLTDDRVRAATLTGSGPAGRAVAATAGDQLKKTVLELGGSDPFVVLDDADLDAAAETGAWARNQNGGQSCIAAKRFVVHTDAYDDFLDRFVDEIESLTVGDPMAEGTDIGPQARQGLMEDLHEQVEDSVEAGATLVTGGEPLDREGAFYPPTVLTDVPEGCPADSEETFGPVAAVYEVDDEDEAIATANDTNFGLGASVWTEDRERGNALARRIDAGCVYVNQLVKSDPRVPFGGVGDSGYGRELSGPGIREFVNRKTVWVE
- a CDS encoding transcription initiation factor IIB family protein, with translation MTDTTIREYTGERERTREDGDETEEREREEPVVCPECGGSLVTDSERGETVCEECGLVVSEDEVDPGPEWRAFDAKEKDEKSRVGAPTTNMMHDKGLSTNIGWQDKDAYGNSLSSRQREKMQRLRTWNERFRTRDSKERNLKQALGEIDRMASALGLPENVRETASVIYRRALDEDLLPGRSIEGVSTASLYAAARQAGTPRSLDEIESVSRVDKDEIARTYRYVVRELNLEIQPADPESYVPRFASDLDLSEEVERRARELLSSAKEQGVHSGKSPVGLAAAAVYAASLLANEKVTQSAVSEVASISEVTIRNRYHELLEAEDTVAQ
- a CDS encoding asparagine synthase C-terminal domain-containing protein, which encodes MDSADLATVREALDDGDPLPGTRGFAGELADSGERQLVRDVLGRRPCFTEADDPTRWSFDPTDLSDPDPVPAGHVRTAGGDEQVWTLPDPPASDDEDAAIRAVRNAVAASTEAVDTAGLAVAFSGGVDSAILAARLDAPLYVAGFQDSHDVEAARTAADALGRDLTVVELTHDDLERAVPDLARAIGRTNAMDVQIGLPLYLVADRVAADGYDRLAVGQGADELFGGYAKVAKAPEDPRVDAGTVRGARREVLTTLPEQLERDVLALRAAGVDPVAPLLDDRVVEAALPLPGHLLVADPGPDEDRGDAERKVALRRAAAEWLPAKIAERDKKAVQYGSLVARELDRLARQAGYKRRMDDHVTKYVRSLVD
- the gatC gene encoding Asp-tRNA(Asn)/Glu-tRNA(Gln) amidotransferase subunit GatC, whose product is MSDSAVEPEDVRHVASLARVDLDDEEVDRFVEQFADILDYFETLDEVPEVDEETDLANVMRADEVRDSLDQDEALANAPESEDGFFKGPKVS